From the Candidatus Brocadiia bacterium genome, one window contains:
- a CDS encoding efflux RND transporter periplasmic adaptor subunit, whose protein sequence is MKRTIIGFLLAALMVSAACGRQDAANGKDTDKVFPVEVGTVKQVEWVDEITTYGTVKAPDKVDIFPRISGKLVSLLAKEEQAVQVGQVVAVMERDEIGLNFKPQEIKSTVAGRVESVYFKEGAKVNEMSPLMSVSRMTELKLVVNLFETDLSRVKPGQESIITLDALPDKQFRGKVSLVKPTLDALSSKGEVEIMLDGNYPEIMSGMFGRAGIITGRRTALTITPEAFKKVSGKNAVYVVENNLARLAFIEIGSQKPDMIEVRSGLSAGQTVITFVSDEIKDGASVKILGAQK, encoded by the coding sequence ATGAAAAGAACAATCATCGGTTTTTTATTGGCGGCCCTGATGGTTTCAGCCGCCTGCGGACGGCAGGACGCCGCCAACGGCAAGGACACCGACAAGGTCTTCCCGGTCGAGGTCGGCACCGTCAAACAAGTCGAGTGGGTCGATGAAATCACCACCTACGGAACCGTTAAAGCGCCCGACAAAGTGGACATTTTCCCGCGCATCTCGGGTAAATTAGTCAGCCTGCTGGCCAAAGAAGAACAGGCCGTACAGGTCGGCCAGGTTGTGGCCGTCATGGAACGCGATGAAATCGGGCTGAACTTCAAACCGCAGGAAATCAAATCCACCGTGGCCGGCCGGGTGGAATCCGTTTACTTCAAAGAAGGCGCCAAGGTCAACGAGATGTCGCCGCTTATGTCCGTTTCCAGGATGACCGAATTGAAACTGGTCGTTAACCTCTTTGAGACCGATTTATCCCGGGTCAAACCGGGGCAGGAATCAATCATCACCCTGGACGCCCTGCCCGATAAGCAATTCCGCGGCAAGGTCAGCCTGGTCAAGCCGACGCTGGACGCACTGAGCAGCAAGGGCGAGGTGGAAATAATGCTGGACGGAAATTACCCGGAAATAATGTCCGGGATGTTCGGCCGGGCCGGTATCATCACCGGACGCCGGACCGCCCTGACCATCACGCCCGAAGCCTTTAAAAAGGTCTCCGGTAAAAACGCCGTCTATGTCGTCGAAAACAACCTGGCCCGCCTGGCCTTCATAGAAATCGGCTCCCAGAAGCCGGATATGATAGAGGTCAGGTCCGGCTTAAGCGCCGGGCAGACGGTCATAACATTTGTTTCGGATGAAATCAAAGACGGCGCGTCCGTAAAAATATTGGGAGCCCAAAAATGA
- a CDS encoding efflux RND transporter permease subunit has product MTITEIAIRRPVFLLMIISVFIIFGLISLSRIGVSFIPSVDFPMIAVTAVYPGAGPEEIETSITKPVEEGISTINGLKNIQSWSMEGLSMVLLEFQLNIDGNNARMDVQKKIDELKFVFPQGVENPIVAKWDFSALPIMNLAITSDRRPLDELYFIIDKQVKNRLQQIEGVADISITGQKERQINITVDPDRLAQYGLSILDVVDTLRMHNLDVPAGLIETKSREFSTRLNGRFLTVHDIRQASIFTPTGKEIRLENVAKVEDGFKKQTSFSRVNGQPCLGISIIQQPGSNSVRITKLVKKELAGLRTKLPNDINFIIAYEQATFTVDSINEVRNNLLEAILLTGIIIFIFLYNIRNTIIVLLAIPTSLIATFSLLYYVGFTINMISLMGLAMTVGILVDDSIVVLENTDRHFKMGKNPFRAALDGRTEIGLAAIAITLTDVAVFIPLAFMGGIIGRFFAQFGLTITFAVLFSLFISFTLTPMLASRWLRHRADEGLDEHKSRIMEILRKNYALIINWALGHRKTVVGLTAVIFAISMSLVPLGLVGTEFFTAVDQHVLMVEMETPAGTSLEKTDSLCKVLESRIAAMPEVESYFSSMGSSSAQISFNTGSQKAQMKLNLRSGKGSRPTNDVANDIRKMAGQIPGIIMRAYPPDFLSGGESILPIQIEVFGAEPRDFENASEQIMEAIKKVPGIVEVSSSWKKGKPEIKADIDRVKCAALGIPAALVGQTLRTSIDGDISNKYKQSDREYDMMVVLPDSRKANINDISKIQIKTLSGRMTELAQVTRIYQDFGPTEIRRKNHSRQFTVQANIVNRTSGEAAAEIKKIVAGLPLPASITGFNMGGEAEIMDESFYNLILALFLAIVFVYMIMASLFESFIHPFIIMFSIPITAIGAILGLIITGKTLNVMSMIGLVMLVGLVVHNAILLVDYTNTLKQPPIPFCRFWLFSVVLISSGQPHYNSLQLLMLQ; this is encoded by the coding sequence ATGACCATCACGGAAATAGCCATACGCCGGCCGGTGTTCCTGCTGATGATAATCAGCGTTTTCATCATCTTCGGACTGATTTCGCTCAGCCGGATCGGCGTCTCTTTCATCCCCAGCGTTGATTTCCCCATGATCGCCGTCACGGCCGTTTACCCCGGCGCCGGGCCGGAAGAAATCGAGACCTCCATCACCAAGCCGGTCGAAGAAGGCATCAGCACCATCAACGGACTCAAAAATATCCAGTCCTGGTCTATGGAAGGCCTGTCCATGGTTTTGCTGGAATTCCAGCTCAATATCGACGGCAACAACGCCCGGATGGACGTCCAGAAAAAAATAGATGAGCTCAAGTTCGTATTCCCGCAAGGCGTGGAGAACCCCATCGTGGCCAAGTGGGACTTCAGCGCCCTGCCCATCATGAACCTGGCCATAACCTCGGACCGGAGGCCGCTGGACGAGCTTTATTTCATAATAGACAAGCAGGTGAAAAACCGCCTGCAGCAGATAGAGGGCGTGGCCGATATCAGCATCACCGGCCAGAAAGAACGCCAGATTAATATCACCGTCGACCCGGACCGGCTGGCCCAATACGGGCTGTCCATCCTGGACGTGGTCGATACCCTCCGGATGCATAACCTCGATGTGCCGGCCGGGCTGATCGAGACCAAGAGCCGCGAATTCAGCACCCGGCTCAACGGCCGTTTCCTGACCGTGCACGACATCCGCCAAGCCTCAATATTCACACCCACGGGCAAGGAAATACGCCTTGAGAATGTCGCCAAGGTGGAAGACGGCTTCAAAAAACAGACCAGCTTCAGCCGCGTTAACGGCCAACCCTGCCTGGGTATCTCAATCATCCAACAGCCCGGCTCCAACAGCGTCCGCATCACCAAATTGGTCAAAAAAGAACTGGCCGGCCTGAGGACCAAGCTTCCCAATGATATAAATTTCATCATTGCTTACGAGCAGGCCACCTTTACCGTCGATTCAATCAACGAGGTGCGCAACAACCTGCTCGAAGCCATCCTCCTGACCGGCATAATCATCTTCATATTCCTTTATAACATCCGCAACACCATAATCGTGTTGCTGGCCATACCCACCTCGCTCATAGCCACCTTCTCGCTCTTATATTATGTCGGGTTTACCATTAATATGATTTCGCTCATGGGCCTGGCCATGACCGTTGGAATACTGGTGGACGATTCCATTGTCGTATTGGAAAACACCGACCGGCATTTTAAGATGGGCAAAAACCCCTTCCGGGCCGCGCTGGACGGCCGGACCGAAATCGGGCTGGCCGCCATCGCCATCACCCTGACCGACGTGGCCGTCTTTATCCCGCTGGCCTTTATGGGCGGCATCATCGGCCGCTTCTTCGCCCAGTTCGGGCTGACCATCACCTTCGCCGTCCTGTTCTCGCTTTTCATCTCATTTACCCTGACCCCGATGCTGGCCTCGCGCTGGTTAAGGCATAGGGCTGATGAAGGGCTGGATGAGCACAAGAGCCGGATAATGGAGATACTCAGGAAAAACTACGCCCTGATAATCAACTGGGCGCTGGGGCACCGTAAAACCGTGGTCGGCCTTACGGCCGTCATATTTGCAATCAGTATGTCGCTGGTGCCGCTCGGACTGGTCGGCACCGAATTCTTCACCGCCGTCGACCAGCACGTGCTTATGGTCGAGATGGAAACCCCGGCCGGCACCTCGCTGGAAAAGACCGACAGCCTCTGCAAAGTCCTGGAATCCAGGATTGCCGCCATGCCCGAGGTGGAGTCATACTTCTCCAGTATGGGGTCTTCATCGGCGCAGATTTCCTTCAACACCGGCAGCCAGAAGGCCCAGATGAAACTCAACCTGCGCTCAGGCAAAGGCTCACGCCCGACCAATGACGTGGCCAACGACATCCGCAAGATGGCCGGCCAAATCCCCGGTATCATCATGAGAGCCTACCCGCCCGACTTCCTCTCCGGCGGCGAGAGCATCCTGCCTATCCAGATAGAAGTCTTCGGCGCCGAACCGCGCGATTTTGAAAACGCTTCCGAGCAGATTATGGAAGCCATAAAGAAGGTTCCGGGCATTGTCGAGGTCTCCTCCAGCTGGAAAAAAGGCAAGCCGGAAATCAAGGCCGACATAGACCGGGTCAAATGCGCCGCCCTGGGCATCCCGGCCGCCCTGGTGGGCCAAACCCTGCGCACCAGCATTGACGGCGATATCTCAAACAAATACAAACAGTCCGACCGCGAATACGATATGATGGTCGTTTTACCGGACAGCCGCAAGGCCAACATCAACGACATCTCCAAAATCCAGATTAAGACCCTGTCCGGCCGGATGACCGAGCTGGCCCAGGTGACCCGTATTTACCAGGATTTTGGGCCGACCGAAATACGCCGTAAAAACCACAGCCGCCAATTCACGGTCCAGGCCAATATCGTTAACCGGACCAGCGGCGAGGCGGCCGCTGAAATCAAGAAAATCGTGGCCGGACTGCCCCTGCCGGCCAGCATCACCGGATTCAATATGGGCGGTGAAGCCGAGATAATGGACGAATCATTCTACAACCTGATACTGGCCCTGTTCCTGGCCATCGTTTTCGTCTACATGATTATGGCCTCGCTGTTCGAATCATTCATACACCCGTTCATCATAATGTTCTCCATACCCATCACCGCCATCGGCGCTATTCTCGGATTGATTATCACCGGCAAAACCCTCAATGTCATGTCCATGATCGGCCTGGTCATGCTGGTCGGGCTGGTGGTCCATAACGCCATATTGCTGGTTGATTACACCAACACCCTGAAGCAGCCCCCCATACCATTTTGCCGTTTTTGGCTTTTTTCTGTTGTCCTAATCTCTTCTGGTCAGCCTCATTATAACTCGTTACAATTACTAATGTTACAATAA
- a CDS encoding helix-turn-helix domain-containing protein, which produces MKTERDDLKLYKVREISDIINVSVWGVYQMICRREIPFIKIGRRIRFDRDEIAKWIDKHRINDSGITTRFICERRR; this is translated from the coding sequence ATGAAAACCGAAAGGGATGATCTGAAGTTATATAAAGTAAGGGAAATTTCTGATATTATTAATGTTAGTGTTTGGGGTGTTTATCAAATGATTTGTCGCAGAGAAATTCCATTTATAAAAATTGGGCGGAGGATTAGATTTGATCGAGATGAAATAGCTAAATGGATTGATAAACATCGTATTAATGATTCAGGTATTACTACGCGATTTATATGTGAGCGAAGAAGATAG
- a CDS encoding tetratricopeptide repeat protein, translating into MKTFPKIILIVALCLLSATAYAQEVVWKQLNEKSDALYKEGKYTEARKVAQEALEIAEETFGPEHPNVADSLKRLDWIYQTEGNYIKAEPLCERALAIREKAFGPDHPAVADSLNELGLVYKTQGKYDEAKELFKRALKIQEKAYGPDDPDIATFFNNLAIIYASQCQYDEAEQFYKQALALLKKVNGPDDIKVSSALCNLAELYKDQGRYDEAEPLYNRALAIREKAFGPEHPKVASALDSLAGFYIDQDKDEKAKSFASRARAICEKAFGKDSAEVGSQMNNQAIAYEDRGNYKEAEQLYKQALVIYRKTLGAESPYGVGILTNLGRLYRRQGKYADAEQFCRQALDVSEKTCEKNHPKVLLSSHHLARVCIKQNKLTEAETVLNKALTEMESTWGKSDPNMAYILNTAAELYLKQGKYQEAESFCKRGLFIRDKAFGPKNNDRITSLDMLAEIYIKQGRSKEAEPLGKEALAIREKILKRQNHPDIAVSLNTLGEAYSGQKNYKDAKPFLEKSLATYEKFFGPDHPDIVTPLNNLAELNKAQGKTGQAEPFYKRALAIQEKTFGPEHPNMVVPLNILADLYQSLNKYPQAEPLYKRVLAIQEKELGKDHADVASTLNNLAKLYQSQGKYTQAEPLYKRALEIREKVLGKDHADVATILEGMAELYKKTGKAGDAKKVEERANKIRATK; encoded by the coding sequence ATGAAAACATTTCCGAAAATAATCTTAATCGTGGCCTTATGTTTGTTGTCCGCAACCGCTTATGCCCAAGAGGTGGTCTGGAAGCAGCTAAATGAAAAGAGCGATGCATTATATAAGGAAGGTAAATATACGGAAGCGCGCAAGGTCGCCCAGGAAGCCCTGGAAATCGCCGAAGAGACCTTCGGCCCGGAGCACCCCAATGTAGCGGATTCATTGAAACGATTGGATTGGATTTACCAAACAGAGGGCAACTATATCAAGGCCGAACCGCTTTGCGAGCGGGCCTTGGCCATCAGGGAAAAAGCCTTTGGCCCGGACCATCCCGCCGTGGCCGACAGCCTCAACGAACTGGGGCTGGTTTACAAAACTCAGGGAAAATACGACGAGGCCAAAGAGCTTTTTAAGCGAGCCCTGAAAATACAGGAAAAAGCCTACGGGCCGGACGATCCCGATATAGCGACTTTTTTTAATAACTTGGCCATTATTTATGCGTCCCAGTGCCAATATGACGAGGCCGAGCAATTTTACAAACAGGCGCTGGCTTTACTGAAAAAAGTCAATGGCCCGGACGATATTAAAGTTTCAAGCGCACTGTGCAATTTGGCGGAACTTTATAAGGATCAGGGTAGGTATGACGAGGCCGAGCCATTATACAATCGGGCGCTGGCCATCAGGGAAAAAGCCTTTGGCCCGGAACATCCCAAGGTCGCCAGCGCTCTGGATTCGTTGGCCGGGTTTTATATAGACCAGGATAAAGACGAAAAAGCTAAGTCATTTGCCAGTCGGGCCCGGGCTATATGCGAAAAAGCATTTGGGAAGGACAGCGCCGAAGTCGGCTCACAGATGAACAATCAGGCCATCGCTTACGAAGACCGCGGCAACTATAAAGAAGCCGAACAGCTTTACAAACAGGCCCTGGTGATTTACAGAAAAACATTAGGGGCAGAGAGTCCCTACGGAGTGGGCATACTTACCAACCTCGGTCGGCTTTACCGGAGACAAGGTAAATATGCCGATGCCGAGCAATTCTGCCGGCAGGCGCTGGACGTATCGGAAAAAACCTGCGAAAAAAATCACCCCAAAGTGCTTCTTTCATCGCACCACCTGGCCAGGGTTTGCATCAAACAAAATAAACTCACCGAAGCCGAGACGGTTCTTAATAAAGCCTTGACCGAGATGGAAAGCACCTGGGGAAAATCCGACCCTAACATGGCCTATATATTGAATACCGCCGCCGAACTCTATTTAAAACAGGGCAAATACCAGGAAGCCGAGTCGTTTTGCAAGCGCGGGTTGTTTATCAGGGATAAGGCTTTTGGCCCTAAAAACAATGACCGGATAACATCGCTTGACATGCTGGCCGAGATTTACATAAAGCAAGGTAGGTCCAAAGAAGCCGAGCCGCTTGGCAAAGAGGCCTTGGCCATAAGGGAAAAGATATTGAAACGGCAAAACCATCCCGATATCGCCGTCTCGCTCAACACCTTGGGTGAAGCCTACAGCGGCCAGAAAAACTACAAGGATGCCAAACCGTTTTTAGAAAAATCGCTGGCGACCTATGAAAAATTCTTCGGCCCGGACCATCCGGACATAGTCACGCCTCTCAACAACCTGGCCGAGCTTAACAAAGCCCAGGGCAAAACCGGCCAGGCCGAACCGTTTTACAAACGGGCACTGGCCATTCAGGAAAAGACCTTCGGCCCGGAACATCCCAATATGGTCGTTCCCCTCAACATCCTGGCCGACCTTTACCAATCCCTCAACAAATATCCCCAGGCCGAGCCGCTCTACAAACGGGTGCTGGCCATCCAGGAAAAAGAGCTGGGCAAAGACCACGCCGATGTGGCCAGCACCCTGAACAATCTGGCCAAGCTTTACCAGTCCCAGGGCAAATACACCCAGGCCGAACCGCTTTACAAACGAGCGCTGGAAATTAGGGAAAAAGTCCTGGGAAAAGACCACGCTGATGTAGCTACTATATTAGAAGGTATGGCTGAACTCTACAAAAAAACCGGCAAGGCCGGTGACGCCAAGAAGGTCGAAGAAAGGGCTAATAAAATCCGCGCAACCAAATAG
- a CDS encoding DDE-type integrase/transposase/recombinase — protein sequence MIKKFTVIIIYIIDYLVGWSSYYAVWLIGKSRKPFFSAKKRIIMFIDPDNASIHLELQHLREELMRLRFANKVMRQELNRVTQKKPCLCKKLEIIYFKLRFDVPLLKVENYLPISRTTVINYLNQLKSGISSLASRIRSYHASPNRTPVSIAHLIWEIHDDNPQWGRWKIALAIQKIGIYVSPSTVRNILNSSRRDYHKPDENFPGKARTIKGQHPNHIWSIDLTTVYVWFKQIYILAIIDHYSRKAVTLVATFNPTASWTIDKVNKTIRAYGKPTHLISDQGKQFIAGNFIGFLKDEGIHHRYANISQDNSNSKVERFFLSLKYEFLNLFLFFSKSRVDKLLDDYLKHYNEYRPHEALDGQVPDEMYFHKVNDKPQKNAKAIKGEIERIVSGEGFLKAYQLKKSA from the coding sequence ATGATTAAAAAATTCACGGTTATTATTATTTATATTATCGATTATCTTGTTGGTTGGAGTTCCTATTATGCCGTTTGGCTTATAGGCAAAAGCCGTAAACCGTTTTTCTCAGCAAAGAAACGAATAATTATGTTTATCGATCCTGATAATGCCTCAATTCATCTAGAATTGCAGCATTTGCGCGAAGAACTCATGCGGTTGAGATTCGCCAACAAAGTTATGCGGCAGGAATTGAACCGGGTTACGCAGAAGAAACCCTGTTTATGCAAAAAACTGGAGATAATCTACTTTAAACTCAGATTTGATGTACCATTGCTAAAAGTTGAAAACTACCTGCCCATCTCCAGAACAACAGTCATTAATTACCTGAACCAGCTTAAATCAGGCATCTCCAGCCTGGCATCACGCATAAGAAGTTATCATGCTTCGCCCAATCGCACGCCCGTCAGCATTGCCCATCTCATCTGGGAGATACACGATGATAATCCCCAATGGGGGCGTTGGAAAATAGCGTTGGCCATCCAAAAAATAGGCATCTATGTTTCACCATCTACGGTCCGGAATATCTTAAATTCGTCCCGGCGTGATTATCATAAACCGGATGAGAATTTTCCCGGAAAAGCCAGGACAATCAAAGGCCAACACCCAAATCATATCTGGAGCATTGATTTGACTACGGTATATGTTTGGTTTAAGCAGATATATATTCTGGCAATAATCGATCATTATTCAAGAAAGGCGGTAACGCTTGTTGCCACTTTCAATCCGACTGCCAGCTGGACGATTGATAAAGTTAATAAAACAATCCGGGCTTATGGAAAACCAACGCATCTGATTAGCGACCAAGGAAAACAATTTATTGCCGGAAATTTTATCGGATTTCTAAAAGATGAGGGCATTCATCACCGTTATGCGAATATAAGTCAAGACAACAGTAATAGCAAAGTGGAGCGGTTCTTCCTGTCATTGAAATATGAATTTTTAAATCTATTCTTATTCTTCTCTAAAAGCAGGGTCGATAAATTACTCGATGATTATTTGAAGCATTATAATGAATATCGTCCGCATGAAGCACTGGATGGACAGGTGCCGGACGAGATGTATTTTCATAAGGTGAACGACAAACCACAGAAAAACGCTAAGGCCATAAAAGGCGAGATTGAACGGATTGTATCAGGTGAAGGATTTTTAAAGGCGTATCAGCTGAAGAAGTCCGCCTGA
- a CDS encoding HEAT repeat domain-containing protein has translation MNFISCGQDEKPHTSSNPKPTKKEAELGIKDKSIEDLLPPDLLKNNLFVQRLESSASEICLDALMELRTLKRKDTAIIFQKMLYNGNENIRILAVKTLGEMKYSGAIEDLVTLLLDEDKKVRDTATDAILSIGDKKAQDYLLPLLKHQYMYVRRDALYILSKISDEAIVADIRPLLNDKEDQVRWQAMRVLLKLKDREVIPIIPKLLESENIMDRQAALMAFQKFKEKSLIPFVLKALEKENSIVVAWVIAFRLYEVKDNVPIKELVELLSSTDDQSSLNAAWALGLMGNKIAIPRLQKSLNTQNEDIKLQSISALRKIGDKSIALYLVPFINETKSGIQEEVILALGELGDRSILPSIRPFLHEKFRLRKYIIRALGNLDDKEMVPKIYGFLSDPDPVIRYYACESLGKLESEIISLKPIIDLIDDQDMVIIPDSEGRASFLLKQSTVSAGALFALKQLTDQLFSNENEDTLTKKWKQWWNDNKSFLYWSDKVNNFIVDEEAKAVGIPTKEYRKTHPWPKEPDKPKEQTPK, from the coding sequence ATGAATTTTATATCCTGTGGCCAGGATGAAAAACCGCATACTTCATCTAACCCCAAACCAACAAAAAAAGAGGCCGAACTAGGCATAAAAGATAAGTCCATAGAAGACCTCTTGCCGCCAGACCTGCTCAAAAATAATTTATTTGTTCAAAGATTGGAAAGTAGTGCTTCTGAAATATGTTTGGATGCTTTGATGGAGCTGAGGACACTTAAGCGAAAAGACACGGCAATAATTTTCCAAAAAATGCTTTATAATGGGAATGAGAATATCCGGATACTTGCCGTAAAAACATTAGGTGAAATGAAATATTCCGGGGCGATAGAAGATCTTGTTACCTTGCTCTTAGATGAGGATAAAAAAGTCAGGGATACTGCTACAGATGCTATTCTTAGCATCGGTGATAAAAAAGCTCAGGATTATTTGCTCCCCTTGTTAAAACATCAGTATATGTACGTGCGCCGGGATGCATTATATATTTTGAGCAAAATTTCAGATGAAGCAATTGTTGCGGATATAAGACCGCTTTTAAATGACAAAGAAGACCAAGTTAGATGGCAGGCAATGAGAGTTTTATTAAAATTAAAAGATAGGGAAGTCATTCCAATAATACCCAAGTTACTTGAAAGCGAAAATATCATGGACCGTCAAGCTGCTCTAATGGCATTCCAGAAGTTTAAAGAGAAATCCTTGATTCCTTTTGTGTTAAAAGCATTGGAAAAGGAAAATAGTATAGTAGTTGCTTGGGTTATTGCTTTCAGGCTTTATGAGGTGAAAGACAATGTTCCCATTAAAGAGCTGGTAGAGCTTCTCTCTAGTACTGATGATCAATCGTCATTGAATGCTGCGTGGGCTTTAGGGTTAATGGGTAATAAGATAGCGATTCCAAGATTGCAAAAATCCCTTAATACACAAAACGAGGACATTAAGTTGCAAAGCATCAGTGCCCTTAGGAAAATAGGCGACAAATCTATAGCTCTTTATCTTGTGCCGTTTATAAACGAAACAAAATCTGGAATTCAAGAAGAAGTAATTCTTGCCTTGGGAGAATTGGGTGACAGAAGTATATTGCCTTCTATAAGACCATTTTTACATGAAAAATTTCGTCTGAGAAAATATATTATTAGGGCTTTAGGTAATCTTGATGACAAAGAGATGGTCCCGAAAATTTACGGTTTCTTGAGTGACCCAGATCCGGTTATACGGTATTATGCCTGTGAAAGTTTAGGTAAGTTGGAAAGTGAGATAATTTCATTAAAACCGATTATTGATTTGATAGACGATCAAGATATGGTGATTATTCCTGATTCGGAAGGGAGGGCGAGTTTTTTACTTAAACAATCGACTGTAAGTGCGGGAGCCTTATTTGCTCTAAAGCAGTTAACAGATCAACTATTCTCAAATGAGAATGAGGATACGCTAACGAAAAAATGGAAGCAATGGTGGAATGATAATAAATCTTTTTTATATTGGTCTGATAAAGTAAATAATTTTATAGTGGATGAAGAAGCCAAGGCGGTCGGTATTCCGACCAAGGAATACCGCAAGACCCATCCCTGGCCGAAAGAACCCGATAAGCCCAAGGAACAAACGCCTAAATAA